DNA sequence from the Liolophura sinensis isolate JHLJ2023 chromosome 1, CUHK_Ljap_v2, whole genome shotgun sequence genome:
TTATGTCCTGGTATTTGTCATTTGATGACTTGATGTACAGTTTTGACAAATTCAAAACAAGtgatatttttgtcattttgttggaTCAGTGAAGAAATGATGTAGACCACATTTTAAATATCCTTGTCATTCTTCATCATTGAGGTCACCTGATGTCATGTGCCAATCTGTGCTCTAACTCTTTTCTCCTTCTAGCAGTTGTGTATTATCATTTAATAATTCATcagtgtatgttttgtttttgactgaATCTGGCTCTCTAGTGATGTTTAACATTTTCCTTGTTCTAGTAGTGCTGAAAGTTAATTCTCCCTTTCCCTGTCTTGTTAGGCTATTGTAAAAGTccgaaattacatgtaatagtttAGTGAGTCTTGTTTAACTGTTATTCTGTTGTGTACTGTTTGCATGCAAAATACCAGAGTCGTTTCAAGATTCAGTTTTGGGAATAACACAAGGTATATTTTTTACCAATAGTTTTGGGGAAATTCTTTGTCAATTCCTTTTTTCGTTTGGTGATTTTTCAGTAATCCTAgattaaacattttgttctgTGTATAGGATACATTTAAATGAAGGTGACCATCTGCTTGCTCCTAGTGTATTTGGTCTAATTCTAATAGTGTTCTTTCTTTAATGTTTTAGGGGAGATGTAATGGTGGAGAACGATGACAGTCCCTTGGACCAAGAAGGGACAAAGGCTTGCATCAGTTTCTCAATCTCCAAGAGACAGAAGTCCAAGCTAGTCTCTTTGGCTCCATTTCAGAAGGATGACCCAGAGGGAGTTGACCCTTCTGAGGCATCTGGTTCAGAAGTACCTAAGGAGACTGAGGGTGAAGAGCTAGATGAAATCAACAAAACACAGAATGAGCAAAGTGGGTTTGGGACTACTCAACAGAATCTGAACCTAAGTTCCTTCATGAAAGTCAAGAGTAAGGATGAGACTATTGAACTGGATTGGCCCATGGAAATGGTTCAGTATACAAAAATAGAACCtagtatttcattttgttgcaATCCCCTTGTACTTTGATTTTGCCACTCTTTTGAAAGGTAAACATTCATTAACCGACAAGATCAGTGATAGTAGAGAAACAACTGAGAATGATTCACTTTTGAAAACAGACATTGCACAGGCAATGTGAAAACTGAAACCCCAGTATTATTAACAGAAGGGAGTGATGGTCCCAGCACTAATAATGTCCCTGAACAGATTGAATGTGCTAAAGAAGTTTTAGATAAGTCTGAAGGAGTAGATATATTGGCTGGTGGTGATCAGGCTGTCAGTGATAAACTACTTACTCATAAACATTCAAAACATAGAAAAAAGCATaggtcaaaaaagaaaagaaagaaaaggaaaattaaGAGAGAGATGGATAAAGTCGAACAGCCTGGTGATGAAGATGTAAAAGAagtgaagaagaagaaaaagaaaaaaagacataagCACAAGCATCATGATAATGCTGAAAATAATCCTGATGGTAACCCAGCTGAAAAAGTGGATAAAAGCGCAAGAAGAAAAAGAGCAGTAAAGATAAAGTTGAAGTGTCTGCGGAGGGAGGGGATGGAGTTACCAGTATTGATGTCGGTGTTAAAGGTGACAAAGTAAAATCTAAACACAAGAAGTCAAAGAAATCAAGCAAACGGAAGCGTGACACGGAAGCTGATGTCGAAAATGTTGAAGCAGAGCTAGTAAAAACAGGAGAAAAGGAATCAACTACTGAAGGAAACCATGGTAGGGAGAAGCATTCCAGACATCGCTCTAAGAGAAGGAAGGTCAAGAAAGCTAAAAAATCAGAGAAGAAGGAAACTGACCCTACTGAATGTGATACACAGAACAACAAcgatgtcataaatgaggaagGTGCTAAGATTCTTGTGGCGCCAAGCACAGTGGACATCAACTCCAAACCAATGGCTAAACCAGATACTGATGCAGATGCGAAAcaggtaaaaagtaaaacaggtAACATTGAAGCAAGTGAAAGAAAACGGAAGATTTCTGGATCTTCAGATATGAAGGATATTGATGTTTGTAGTGAGGCTAAAGTAAAGAAAGGAAAAAGTCCAATCGTTAAGCAAGAGCTAGGCGACATAATAAAAGGAAAGCAAGCCAAACAGCATGATATCCGTCATCAAGTTAAGATTGAAATGACCCAGAAAGCAAAGCCTGTCTTCAAGGAAACCTGTTCAAACGATAGTAAAAGTATAACCGATGAAAGTGGGAAAGTTGCATCAGAGCATCAAGTTACGGAGAAGCCTGAAAATAGTTGGAAAGACATAGAAGACATGATTGAGGAGAAAGGTGACGAGGTTGAAGTAAAGCCGTCTTGGGACACAAGTGACAGTGAACTGGAAAATTCTCTTGATCTCAGAGAAAAGGCGTCCATTAAAAGAAGCAAGCAtaatgtaaaaagtaaaaaccaGAATGCCTCCCATGGATTGACTTCTAAGGAAACTGGTGGAAAACTATCTAGCGCGGAGCATCCCAAACCAAGCGCGTCAGAAGGATCCCGCCATCGTCGGAGTTACTCCTCGAGTAGCAGGTCCTCGTATTCAAGATATTCTTCAGATAGCTACGATTCTCGGTCAAGATCATTTTCTCGCTCTAGTTCACGCTCGTACACGCGGTCAAGGTCCTACTCAGGAAGGAGGCATAAACATAGAAGTTATTCACATAGTAGTAGGTCGTATTCTAGATCAAGGAGTCGTACACGATCAAGAGGACGTTCTCGTAGAAAAAGGTCTTACACAAGAAGCCGGAGTCGTTCATATAGCAGCAGTAGTTACTCCAGCAGATCTCGCTCATATTCTAGGTCTCGCTCAAGTTCATGGTCAAGATCCAGATCATGGTCATCAAGACGAGGAAGGTCGCGGTCGTCGTCGTTTTCAAGTTCATCACGATCGCGGTCAAGGTACAGGTCTGGCAAGAAACGATACAGcaagaaaaaaactgttgttcACAAGGCGAGAGACTCTTCGTCAGAGGATGAAAAATCCGAGACAAGCAAATCTAAGGATTTAGGTAAGGGAGATGTCGTTGATATCCCATTGCCTGAAGCGCCGATATTCGGTAAAGATGATGTCACCCCTCAAACTCAGAGAGTTTTACAAAAACTCAAGGAGAAAAAGCAAATGTTAAATGACCCAGAGAAGGCCAAGATACTGAACCAAGGTGCTGCGGAAACTGTTGTGGACAAGATTGAAGCATCGAAGCAGAAGAATAAAGCTGATGGCCAGAAGGATTCTCCAAGCGATAAGACTCTAATTGACATACCCTTACCCGAAAAGACTGTTGATGCCGATCAGTGTGGAGAGTCCTCAGCCGTAAAACCTGCTGATGGTGACCTCTCTAAAATCGCCACCCCAATCACACCAAACGCTTCACAGTCAAACTCGTCCTCAAACCAACAAATGCCATTATTAGCACCGCCACCACCTCCCCCACCCGGTGCCCATAGATATCCTGCTGGATACCAAAGACCACCATTTCCAACAAATCAGAGACCCCCCATTTCCAGGAGCTGATCGCATGCCTTTTTGTGACAGACCACCATATCCTATGATGGATCGACCTAGATTTCCTGGAGGAGATAGGCCAAGGTTCCTTGGGGGTGACCGACCACCTTTTCCTAGGGGCGAAATGCGCCCTTTTATGGGAAATGATCGACGCTCTTTCCAGGGGAATGAACGACCTCCATTCCCAGGTGACAGACCTCCATTTTTTGGGAATGATAGGCCTCCATATCCGATAGAATGCCATTTCACCGTGGTGACCGACCACCTTTTCCGCATGGTGACAGGCCACAATTTCCAGGTGGTAGACCACCATTTCCTGGTGATCGACAACCTTTTCCAGGGCGATTTCCCCCACGTGGAGACTTCAGACCAGACATGTGCAGGATGCCACCCCCATGTTTTAACCAACGCGGTCCTCCACCGAGGATGCCGCCACCTGGGTTTGGTCAACATGGTTCGGGTATGATGCCTAACGACCCAAGGGCTCCAAGACCTTGGTTCAACCACCATCCTGAAACCACGGCAGAtgatgaaaacacaaacaaggaTGCCCCTCCACCCCTGCCTCCACCCAAATCTCCGTCACCTCAGCCTCCTCCACCTCCGAAAAAAGAAGAGGCCAAGCCGGAACCTACCCCAATGCCACCTCCAATAATAATTCCCCCAGAACAAGAGGAGCAATATCGTCAGCTACAAGCGCAAGCACAAAAACATGCCAAAAAACAGCAACGTAAGCAGATGCAAGAGATGTCTGGGCAACCAATTGATAGCACTGATAGCGACGACAGCGAGGCGCAGACAATGGAAATGGAGGAAGCTGCAGAAATGGAACAAGATGCAGATGCCCAATCCCAAGCCGTAAGCCTACTACAACCGACTTTGATAGCCATACCCAATAGCCAGAATCCGACTCTACAGCCACACCCGGCGTTGTTAATGTCACAGGGACAAGCAGCTGCAAGTCCGCTTGTTCCGCAAATTCTGACAAGTCAGCCGCAGATATTGATTCCAGCATCAAGTCTCTATTCTCAGTCTGGGGTACCCCTTCAGGCTGGGGCACCAGTCATGGCGCTACCTGGCATGCCGGGGGACACTTGGTTCATGTGCCCACTCGTATTGCAATTCCAGGCGGATTTTCAGCAAGTGCAGCTGCAGCTGCAGGTATACAAATTCCAGGTATGAGCACGGGAGCCTTACCCGTTTCTGCTACAGGTTTACATATTCCAGGATTGCAAACTACCCCTGGTCTTCAAATAGCAGGGTTGAGTGGCGCTCTTCCCGGGCACATACCTAGTCAGTTGATAGCAGGGGCAGGAGGCCATCATGCCATTGCTCCTGCTGGCCTACAGTTAGCCTCACAATTTACACATCCTCTCCTGGCTCAGGCAGGACACCCACAGCCTATTATGATTGGAAATCAATTGCTAATACCACGAATCAttcgaccagcattatagtacatgtattagccaTTCGTTGTAAAGATCATTGAAAGTTGTTTAACTAGTACAAAGGGGGAACCATGTTTAAAAAAGTCTATTTCATCTATTCCTCTTGCCCAGCGTGTAAATGCAATGTATTTATTAGAATTttgttccgtttttcttttatttaattttttttcaatcatgGATTGTTAAAAGAGGCGATAATTTAAGGCGTGTTTTTAAATCTGTTActgataaattgtaaatatctaCATTGTTCTTTGACTCTTGTTTATGTAAATCATTGATTAGTATTTTGCTTTGATCAAATGATACACGCTCCTCTGACAATTCCTGGAATGTACCATTTTTATGCAAcggatttcatttatttatatatgtagaaaACATCGGAATACAACTTCCAGGAGAGTTTTTCAATATCGCTATGTGATGAAGTCCTTTGTGGAAGACTTATTTTAGCCAGACTGTAACAGTTCCTCTTAGTTGTATAGACTTGTATAAATGATAGTgccattttttgtatttttattttgaaaatataagaCTCCTCCGAAATGTGAACTTGGTGTTTTTAAGTATGCCATTTTACCTAATTTTCTGATAGAAAAAGATCTCCGATGAACATGGATTATCCATTGTGATATTGTCATTGTGTAAACATGTCCTTTATGCCACATTTGCAGGAATGTGTAATATGTGTATATGCTCTGATAAAACCAAGGTTTTTTTTCTGCCGTCGgttttaatgatacatgtatattacttggGCTGTAAATGGGGGCCATGTACAATAGTTCAagatatgtttattttcttcGAAAAATTAGCTTATGTGCCTGTGTGATAATTCATTAGATGCAAGAAGTTTGGTATTCGCTTTCGTGCTCTTTGATTTGTTGCCTTACTGTTGCTGAAACCTTACCAGACAACATTAAAAGTGCTTTCAAGTTCAGTTTTAATATGATAAGCTTTTCAGACGTAACCGATACCTCCGTATGTTCATATTGGGAAGGATGGTCTCATGGGCTCTGGTAGAGTAAATGTATGCTTGTAGTCccacagaaaagaaaagaaaaaaaaaacattgacgGTTTTCGTCTGTGATACCATATCGTACTTTGTAATAACCCTATGACTTTCCAGCCTGTTCATTAAAACATTGTGAAACGAAACACTTGTGTTCATTTCTTCTTGGGCAGCACAGGCTGTATTTCACATCATAGGTTTATTCTACCTCTCCAGGAGGTTGGTACTGGTTTGTGTTAGCATAATTCTGCGGCTATCCATCACAGCGTGACCATACTAAATCATAGTTTATTCTTTATAATTTGAAACACTTGATTTCACTGTGCCCGGATGTATTCTTCCTAAAACCCACAAATTGTTTGGTCCTTGTCCTACCTTGTTCGGAAGGAACATCAAAGCTCGGCTCGACGTTTTCCTTTCACCGCCATGTTTGGCTTACGTTCATTTTGACATATCGTTACATCTACTCCAGGAAATGTGCCTCGACTGCTCTTACCACATGGGATCCCGTGGCAGCTTGCACAAAGCGTtagctgattgtaactacctTGGCGACATGTTGCCTTGATAGTTGCAGTCAACTTAAACTACGATCGCTTTGTAGAAGAAGCCCCAGTGCAAGTTACAGCCATTGCTCAATTTGCCGCTGCTTCATTGGCAGAATTATTCTCGAGACAGGCAATAAATTCAAAATTGTGAATGCAACTCGTTTTAACGTGAGGGAATCCCTTCTAGAGTTGACAGATGTAACGTAAACACGGAGGGcaacacaaccatgacaacatCTCCGAAAAGCAGGTTTTCGCCTCTTCATTATAGGAGAGAATTTCAAGCACGCCCGGTAGGTCTATAGTTGTGTTAACTGTGGCGATATGGTATTTATTATTCACAGCTGACTAGACTAAGTGATATGCACTCTGAATTACTGTAGGATTAAAGGACAGCTGTTCTTGTAGCGTACAACTTTGACCTGTTTGGGACAGCACACTCCGAGACCTAGTTCAAGGTTAGTGGATGGAAGAGTACAGGTAGTATTTCTGAATGCCAAGATGGAAAGAATACAAGAGATCTCCGATGTACCTGACGCATCGACATCAAAGACGTACACCATTTAAAATGCTAATGGCAATTAGTTTGGGAGTCTGAACTCCTAATTTCTACGATCTCTTGGGTGACCAGTGGTGAGAGCGTCTGCCTCGTATCGGGAGACCCTGATCAGGTtacaccaaagactttgaaaatggcacTTGccgctgcctcgcttggcactcagcacagagagattagagcaagaaaacaagactggttggccttGTGTCAGTttaacgtgactgggtggggtgtcatgtctggtgtctacggcatgatacttcagtgaaggcaccactttggcggcatggacttaccctgccacaagaagacaatgtatgtacacacacctaataactcctctttgtcatatgactgaaaagttgttaagtacgacgttaaacctcaagcattcactCATTGTATAATTTCTACAGTATTTTAATACTGAAGATAAGGAActacaatgtataaataattactACTATCATCAACCCATGTCTACCCTAGAGACTCACGTGATTGAAAATGACAGTTTGCATAGTTGTGTAGTACGTGTGTcggttacatttttttaattgcgacataatgttatttattatttccgTCTGTTAaagtgatatgaattcagaattacttggTCACGAGAAACCAGTATTCGCCGTGTACGACTTTGGCGCTTTGAGGACAGGTTAGTGAATGCAGCGAATTAGAGCAATTAATCTGGAAGATGAACTATAGGAACATGGCCCACCGATCCCAAAGCTCCAAGTAACGAAATTCTGCCTCCTGTGTCAACCACCAGTCAGGAATCTACCGGTAAGCTTATATGGCTCCAAGTAACGTAATTCTGCCTCCTGTGTCAACCACCAGTCATGTATCTACCGGTAAGCTTATACATGCTCCAAGTAACGTAATTCTGCCTCCTGTGTCAACCACCAGTCATGTATCTACCGGTAAGCTTATACATGCTCCAAGTAACGTAATTCTGCCTCCTGTGTCAACCACCAGTCATGTATCTACCGGTAAGCTTATATGGCTCCAAGTAAAGAAATTCTGCCTCCTGTGTCAACCACCAGTCATGTATCTACCGGTAAGCTTATACATGCTCCAAGTAACGTAATTCTGCCTCCTGTGTCAACCACCAGTCATGTATCTACCGGTAAGCTTATATGGCTCCAAGTAAAGAAATTCTGCCTCCTGTGTCAACCACCAGTCATGTATCTACCGGTAAGCTTATATGGCTCCAAGTAACGAAATTCTGCCTCCTGTGTCAACCACCAGTCATGTATCTACCGGTAAGCTTATATGGCTCCAAGTAAAGAAATTCTGCCTCCTGTGTCAACCACCAGTCATGAATCTACCGGTAAGCTTATATGGGCTCCAAGTAACGAAATTCTGCCTCCTGTGTCAACCACCAGTCATGTATCTACCGGTAAGCTTATACATGCTCCAAGTAAAGAAATTCTGCCCCTTGTGTTAACCAGTCATGTATCTACCGGTGGCACATGTAAGGCTAGGGTAGACGGCTGTAGGGAACAATGAGTTTTAAATGtctataaaatgttaaaatatggaAGGCCAAACTGAACTGAAATTTAATATACATTGCAAAAACTAGGCCTAAAAGAAGACAAAAGTGAAGAAAGTCCTATGGAAGTTGGATTATCGAAGGGATTGGAGTTTGTTGGGTCGaaaggaaatttttttatttttatcttaaGGGAGTGAAATTACttccattttaatatttatcgGCAGATAGATTGGGTGACCGTGTGGTGAAGTATAGACCCCTGTTTTAAGTGTGTTAACTGTATTCATCTATAGAATTACGTAATCTGTATTAGATTGGCATCACTGATTCTTACAATTATAAAGTATATGACGATAAACCTTTCATTTCTTTAGTCTCTGTTAAAGAAGTGTTTTTATTGGCTACTTTGAGCCTTAATTATTTGCCCagatttactttttgttttatgttcaaCACACAAGTAATAGCACCGTATAGAAGAAACGTattattatgttaaaaatacatgcactcaCGACGAACAAAAAAAGCATTTAACCATGTGATATCCGCTGCACACAATTTATATACACGCGATATAAAGAAATGAACACCAATTTAATGTGAATAACCACGGAGAAGTATTTCAAGTGTCCCAACTGACAATGAAGGCCTTAAGATCTTGTTGACGTTTTCTGACAATTTCATACCCATAAAGTGACTCATTCTAAAACAATGAGAACATTGATTTTTTCCCTTTAACAACCCGCTAGATTACAAGTGCTTCAACCACAATGATGgtgcatttttatatgataTGTGCAAATTTCCAAAGCGTACATTTAAGGCTTGGCCCGTGTCCGATTTACCACATGGTCCTGTCTCCATACTGACCTGCAATGGGGAGCACTTCCACAAACTATCGAACACTTCTGGTGTGGCCGGGCTGAATGGTTAACAAGTTGACTAGTGTACTATTATGGATAGGCGGACAGGAGAGCAATGTGTACCCTGGTCCATTGGTGGACAGATGTGTGCAATGGTAGACTGGTGGACATATGTGTACTGTGGTCGATTGGTTCACAGATCAGTGAACAGGTCGACTGGTGAACGGTTTTGAACTATGGTGGATATATGTGAACCGGTACTGTGTTTAACTGGTTCACGGAAGTGTACTGTGGTCGATTGGTTCACAGATGTGTACTGTAAACGATTGATTTACAGATTAGTGATCAGGTCGGTTGgtggacaggtacatgtatgtactatgcTGGAATGATGGGCAGAtgtggttgattgattgacaggtgTTCACTATGGTTGATTGATATACAGTTGTCCACGATGGTTAGATTGATGTGGTGGATTGATGGACAAATGCGTGATCAAGTCGATTTGTGGACAGATCTGTGAGCAGGTCGATTCGTGGATATATCTGTAATCAGTGGGAAGATCTAAGGTCTGGTCAATTGGTAGACAAGATAATTGGTGGACAGATCTGTACGCTTGTGGTTGATTGGTGGACAGATCTACATGCCTGTTGTGGTTTATTGGTGGACAGATCTGTATTCCTGTTGTCGCTGATTGGTGACtggtgcggggggggggggagagataTGAAGTTTGGCCGATTGATTGGCAAATCTGTAATCAGGTCGTTTGGTGGACAAATCTGATCAGGTTAAAGAATTATTTGGTGGATAACTCAGTGATCAGGTTTGTTCGTGCATAGATTTGTGAACAGTTCGATTTGTGAACAGATCTGTAATATGTTTGATTGCTGGAAATATCTGTGTTGTGTTTGATACTTTGGCCTGTCGTCTGGTGGATAAGTCTGTGATCAGATCGATTGGTGGACAGGCCTGTGATCAGGTGGATCAGTGACCAGATCTATGATCAGGCCTACTTGTGACCAGATCTGTGATCAGGTCGACTGGGAACCAGATCTGTGATCAGGTCAACTGATGACCAGATATGTGATCAGGTCGACTGGTGACCGGATCTGTGATCAAGCCGACTGGTGACCAGATCTGTGATCAAGCCGACTGGTGACCAGATCTGTGATCAAGTCGACTGGTGAGCAGATCTGTGATCATGTCGACTGGTACACAACTACGATGGAAGGGCTGTCATAAACCTGCGGATGACCGCGggaccataatgctgaccgcagtccGGACACTCCAATTCCTCAAGTCTTTATatgacaagaaaaaatattgagcTCGTCAAACAACaagaaagcaaataaataaataaacaaagtcagATTTTACTGGTGGTTTAAAATGAAATAGAGTTCTTTGAGCTGTCGTTGCAGACTACCGTATACTCCTGGAGGACGTAACTCTGCATCTTAGCAAGATAAGCAGCCAAAACGGACTAGTTTTATTTAATACGTGTCTGCTTGAAGCGCCAAAAACACCCGTCGCCCATGACAAATGTGCTTATAGCAAACCACAACAACCCATAATTCAAAGGGTGAATTATAGCAGAAAGTTAACTGTCTGAGACTTATTGTAACCGGATTTTCAGGAGTTTACTGATACTGGACTGTCGGTTTGTACCCTTTACTTCGACCTAAGAAAATGGTCAACCTCTTCTTGTACGCATAACATATGACCAGTGGGAATAGATTGTGCCAAAACCAACCTTTGCAGCGTTTAGGTTGTTTTAGAAAACAATTGACTTATATTATTAGAGGTGGGTGAGAGGTGGCGTATATTATAAGAGGTGGGTGAGAGGTGGCGTATATTATCAGAGGTGGGTGAGAGGTGGCGTATATTTTAATTCAAAGGTTAAAGAACTTACGGGTTGAGTTGTCGGGTGGATTTCACTGACACGTTAGTCCTTATTTTTATGCATCATGCTGTCATGTTATTGGTCTGTGCATAGGATCCACCCACCTGCATACCTTAGTGCTCTCTAGTACAGCAAAGTATTCAAAACGCCGTCAAAACATATGTTTcctaaatgttatatataataatgttaaatctaACACTTTGGCAGTGATGGCTCTTATTGGTAGGTTAGCACTTCCTAAAGTGGATGAAATTCTTTACACTTTACAAAATGCTTACCTAACACATCTCGAGTTAACACTATGAGGTGGTGTGTTTGGCATGA
Encoded proteins:
- the LOC135463659 gene encoding LOW QUALITY PROTEIN: G patch domain-containing protein 8-like (The sequence of the model RefSeq protein was modified relative to this genomic sequence to represent the inferred CDS: deleted 3 bases in 2 codons; substituted 1 base at 1 genomic stop codon), translated to MEKGKSRVPQASSVAKNQGKSAGPGKVAFMSGGGIKCEENDTPDKTDQEGDRKAGPPDKNGKTGIQKISMSSAAQGNNLMKENSPRTPTDGGKEKTITSLKDHKSEGDVMVENDDSPLDQEGTKACISFSISKRQKSKLVSLAPFQKDDPEGVDPSEASGSEVPKETEGEELDEINKTQNEQSGFGTTQQNLNLSSFMKVKSKDETIELDWPMEMVQYTKIEPSISFCCNPLYFDFATLLKAFENRHCTGNVKTETPVLLTEGSDGPSTNNVPEQIECAKEVLDKSEGVDILAGGDQAVSDKLLTHKHSKHRKKHRSKKKRKKRKIKREMDKVEQPGDEDVKEVKKKKKKKRHKHKHHDNAENNPDGNPAEKVDKSARRKRAVKIKLKCLRREGMELPVLMSVLKVTKXNKHKKSKKSSKRKRDTEADVENVEAELVKTGEKESTTEGNHGREKHSRHRSKRRKVKKAKKSEKKETDPTECDTQNNNDVINEEGAKILVAPSTVDINSKPMAKPDTDADAKQVKSKTGNIEASERKRKISGSSDMKDIDVCSEAKVKKGKSPIVKQELGDIIKGKQAKQHDIRHQVKIEMTQKAKPVFKETCSNDSKSITDESGKVASEHQVTEKPENSWKDIEDMIEEKGDEVEVKPSWDTSDSELENSLDLREKASIKRSKHNVKSKNQNASHGLTSKETGGKLSSAEHPKPSASEGSRHRRSYSSSSRSSYSRYSSDSYDSRSRSFSRSSSRSYTRSRSYSGRRHKHRSYSHSSRSYSRSRSRTRSRGRSRRKRSYTRSRSRSYSSSSYSSRSRSYSRSRSSSWSRSRSWSSRRGRSRSSSFSSSSRSRSRYRSGKKRYSKKKTVVHKARDSSSEDEKSETSKSKDLGKGDVVDIPLPEAPIFGKDDVTPQTQRVLQKLKEKKQMLNDPEKAKILNQGAAETVVDKIEASKQKNKADGQKDSPSDKTLIDIPLPEKTVDADQCGESSAVKPADGDLSKIATPITPNASQSNSSSNQQMPLLAPPPPPPPGAHRYPAGYQRPPFPTNQRPPISRSASISDRMPFHRGDRPPFPHGDRPQFPGGRPPFPGDRQPFPGRFPPRGDFRPDMCRMPPPCFNQRGPPPRMPPPGFGQHGSGMMPNDPRAPRPWFNHHPETTADDENTNKDAPPPLPPPKSPSPQPPPPPKKEEAKPEPTPMPPPIIIPPEQEEQYRQLQAQAQKHAKKQQRKQMQEMSGQPIDSTDSDDSEAQTMEMEEAAEMEQDADAQSQAVSLLQPTLIAIPNSQNPTLQPHPALLMSQGQAAASPLVPQILTSQPQILIPASSLYSQSGVPLQAGAPVMALPGMPGDTWFMCPLVLQFQADFQQVQLQLQVYKFQV